A genomic stretch from Paraburkholderia dioscoreae includes:
- a CDS encoding porin translates to MKKSNAVSLSGLAIAASAVFAPTAAHAQSSVTLYGILDAGITYVNNAGGAHQFKFDDGISYGNRIGFKGVEDLGGGLQAVFVLESGFHVGNGQYAFGGAEFGRQAYVGLKNNWGTLSLGNQLDMTEEFVYLYNISAWASGYAIHQGDFDRMNGDRLPNSVKFLSNDYAGFSFGGMYSFGNTAGDFHNKSAWSVGARYEHSAFNMGAAYTQLNNPYGIYAFDPYAMIGTRTFLGKPTVSVDPATGAVTDLYSSSSFPVDEQGAFAVGAAYTIGKVMLSGDFTYTTIKGLGETSHMQVYEAGASYTFTPALMLYGGYQHTRFEGNHWNQGSLGLHYLLSKRTDVYISGDYLRASDGVNAVIGYSFTPSTSNTQTDVRIGMRHSF, encoded by the coding sequence ATGAAGAAGAGCAATGCCGTCAGCCTTTCGGGACTCGCTATCGCGGCAAGCGCCGTATTCGCGCCGACAGCGGCCCATGCGCAAAGCAGCGTCACACTGTACGGCATTCTGGATGCCGGTATCACCTACGTGAACAATGCCGGTGGTGCCCACCAGTTCAAATTCGACGACGGTATTTCATACGGCAACCGGATCGGCTTCAAGGGCGTGGAAGATCTCGGCGGCGGCTTGCAGGCCGTGTTCGTACTCGAGTCGGGTTTTCACGTGGGTAACGGGCAATATGCATTCGGCGGCGCCGAGTTCGGCCGCCAGGCTTATGTCGGCCTGAAGAACAACTGGGGTACGCTCTCGCTAGGTAACCAGCTCGATATGACCGAAGAATTTGTCTACCTGTATAACATCTCGGCATGGGCGAGCGGCTACGCGATCCATCAGGGCGACTTCGACCGGATGAATGGCGACCGGCTGCCGAATTCGGTCAAGTTTCTCTCCAACGACTATGCCGGCTTTTCGTTCGGCGGCATGTATTCGTTCGGCAATACGGCCGGCGACTTTCATAACAAGAGCGCCTGGAGCGTGGGCGCACGTTACGAGCACAGCGCGTTCAACATGGGCGCCGCCTATACGCAGTTGAACAATCCGTACGGCATCTACGCATTCGACCCGTACGCGATGATCGGCACGCGCACGTTCCTCGGCAAACCGACCGTTTCTGTCGATCCGGCAACCGGCGCGGTGACGGATCTGTATAGCTCGTCGTCGTTCCCGGTCGACGAGCAAGGGGCGTTTGCAGTGGGCGCGGCCTACACGATCGGCAAAGTCATGTTGAGCGGTGACTTCACCTACACGACGATCAAGGGCCTCGGCGAGACCTCGCATATGCAAGTCTATGAAGCGGGCGCTTCTTATACCTTCACTCCGGCGTTGATGCTGTACGGCGGTTATCAGCACACGCGATTCGAAGGGAACCACTGGAATCAGGGTTCGCTCGGGCTGCATTACCTGCTGTCCAAGCGCACGGACGTCTATATTTCCGGCGACTATCTGCGAGCTTCAGATGGCGTGAACGCGGTGATCGGCTATAGCTTCACACCGTCCACCTCGAACACGCAGACCGATGTGCGGATCGGCATGCGGCATTCGTTCTGA
- the groL gene encoding chaperonin GroEL (60 kDa chaperone family; promotes refolding of misfolded polypeptides especially under stressful conditions; forms two stacked rings of heptamers to form a barrel-shaped 14mer; ends can be capped by GroES; misfolded proteins enter the barrel where they are refolded when GroES binds) → MAAKEIIFSDVARSRLVEGVNILANAVKVTLGPKGRNVVLERSFGSPVVTKDGVSVAKEIELSDRVQNIGAQLVKEVASRTSDAAGDGTTTATVLAQAIVREGQKYVAAGLNPLDLKRGIDKAVIAAIDELKKISKPTTTSKEIAQVATISANGEESIGQRIAEAIDRVGKEGVITVEDGKSLDDELDVVEGLQFDRGYLSPYFINDQDKQVAVLDNPFVLLHDKKVSNIRDLLPILEQVAKAGRPLLIIAEDVEGEALATLVVNNIRGILKTVAVKAPGFGDRRKALLEDIAILTGGQVIAEETGLSLEKATLAELGQAKRIEVGKENTTVIDGAGDSKNIEARVKQIRTQIEEATSDYDREKLQERVAKLAGGVAVIKVGGATEIEVKEKKDRVDDALHATRAAVEEGIVPGGGVALIRVKQAISGLKGANADQDAGIKIVLRALEEPLRQIVTNAGEEASVVVAKVAQGTGNFGYNAQTGEYGDLVESGVLDPTKVTRTALQNASSVAGLLLTTDATVHEAPKDTPAAGQPGGPGAGGPGLDF, encoded by the coding sequence ATGGCAGCAAAAGAAATTATTTTCAGCGATGTCGCCCGCTCGCGGCTGGTCGAAGGCGTCAACATTCTGGCCAATGCGGTGAAGGTCACGCTGGGTCCGAAAGGCCGCAACGTGGTGCTGGAACGCAGCTTCGGCTCGCCCGTCGTGACCAAGGACGGTGTTTCGGTGGCCAAGGAAATCGAACTGTCGGACCGCGTGCAGAACATCGGCGCGCAACTCGTCAAGGAAGTCGCTTCGCGCACCAGCGACGCCGCGGGCGACGGCACCACGACGGCGACCGTGCTCGCTCAGGCCATCGTGCGCGAAGGTCAGAAATACGTAGCGGCGGGCCTCAACCCGCTGGATCTGAAGCGCGGCATCGACAAGGCGGTGATCGCCGCGATCGACGAGCTGAAGAAGATCAGCAAGCCGACCACCACCAGCAAGGAAATCGCCCAGGTCGCGACGATTTCGGCCAACGGCGAAGAGTCGATCGGCCAGCGTATCGCGGAAGCGATCGACCGCGTCGGCAAGGAAGGCGTCATTACCGTGGAAGACGGCAAGTCGCTCGACGACGAACTCGACGTGGTGGAAGGTCTGCAGTTCGACCGTGGCTACCTGTCGCCGTATTTCATCAACGATCAGGATAAACAGGTCGCCGTACTCGATAACCCGTTTGTGCTGCTGCACGACAAGAAGGTGTCGAACATTCGCGATCTGCTGCCGATCCTGGAACAGGTCGCGAAAGCCGGTCGTCCGCTTCTGATCATTGCGGAAGACGTGGAAGGCGAAGCGCTCGCCACGCTGGTCGTGAACAACATTCGCGGCATTCTGAAGACCGTTGCGGTGAAGGCGCCCGGTTTCGGCGATCGTCGCAAGGCGCTGCTCGAAGACATCGCTATCCTGACCGGCGGCCAGGTGATCGCCGAGGAAACCGGCCTGTCGCTCGAAAAAGCGACGCTCGCCGAACTGGGTCAGGCCAAGCGCATCGAAGTCGGCAAGGAAAACACCACCGTGATCGACGGCGCGGGCGACAGTAAAAACATCGAAGCGCGCGTGAAGCAGATCCGCACGCAGATCGAGGAAGCGACCTCCGACTACGACCGCGAAAAGCTGCAGGAACGCGTCGCGAAGCTCGCAGGCGGCGTGGCGGTGATCAAGGTGGGCGGCGCAACCGAAATCGAAGTCAAGGAAAAGAAAGACCGTGTCGACGATGCACTGCACGCAACGCGCGCCGCGGTAGAAGAAGGCATCGTGCCTGGCGGCGGTGTCGCGCTGATTCGCGTGAAGCAGGCGATCAGCGGGCTCAAGGGCGCGAATGCCGATCAGGACGCCGGCATCAAGATCGTGCTGCGGGCGCTCGAAGAACCGTTGCGCCAGATTGTCACGAATGCCGGCGAGGAAGCGAGCGTGGTGGTCGCGAAGGTGGCGCAAGGCACGGGTAATTTCGGCTACAACGCTCAGACCGGCGAATATGGCGATCTGGTCGAGTCGGGCGTACTCGATCCGACCAAGGTCACGCGCACCGCGCTGCAGAACGCGTCTTCGGTAGCCGGCTTGCTGCTGACCACCGACGCCACCGTCCACGAGGCACCGAAAGATACACCGGCCGCGGGTCAGCCGGGCGGCCCTGGCGCAGGAGGCCCGGGACTCGATTTCTGA
- a CDS encoding co-chaperone GroES, with protein MSLRPLHDRLIVKRLDQETKTASGIVIPESAAEKPDQGEVIAIGPGKRDSDGKRIEPDLKVGERVLFGKYAGQSVKVDGNELLVLREEDVVAVVTQ; from the coding sequence ATGAGCCTACGTCCCTTGCATGACCGCCTGATCGTCAAGCGTCTCGACCAGGAGACCAAAACCGCTTCAGGCATCGTCATTCCCGAAAGCGCCGCGGAAAAGCCCGACCAGGGCGAAGTGATCGCCATTGGTCCGGGCAAGCGCGATAGCGACGGCAAACGCATCGAGCCCGATCTGAAAGTCGGTGAACGCGTGCTGTTCGGCAAATACGCCGGGCAGTCGGTCAAAGTCGACGGCAACGAACTGCTCGTGCTGCGCGAAGAAGATGTGGTCGCAGTCGTCACTCAATAA
- a CDS encoding acyl-CoA dehydrogenase family protein encodes MQVSQDTTARARLEAALAGLPALAQAIGEDAAQRELRRELPFDRFALFRESGLGVLRFPAEWGGLGGSLEDLFHVIATLAAHESNVAHALRIHFDQTEQLLLSPRSAFNDTQIERIREGAIFGGASTELGTARPGEIVTKLVRDGEHFRVTGRKYYSTGTAFADYARINVQDENDEKVSIVIPVSREGLQVLDDWDGMGQRMTASGSLVLDNVQVFSHEVATRGYTTLAGRHGSALRQLHLVSVAAGIVRNIVADARRYVTQYGRPVLHSPAPSAREDGFVQQVVGDLAAHSLSIDALIAANARTLDRSANAIHSGAANAEELVLEGALATAKTQLVVSKLALYAGERLFEIGGASATGRAHNFDRHWRNLRTIFSHNPLLHKARVIGDYELNGVTTHLTEGRVF; translated from the coding sequence ATGCAGGTCTCACAGGACACCACGGCGCGCGCCAGGCTTGAAGCGGCACTCGCCGGGTTGCCGGCACTGGCTCAGGCGATCGGCGAAGACGCCGCGCAACGTGAATTGCGGCGCGAGTTGCCATTCGACCGCTTCGCGTTGTTTCGTGAATCCGGTCTCGGCGTACTCCGCTTTCCGGCCGAGTGGGGCGGTCTGGGCGGATCGCTGGAAGATCTCTTTCATGTAATCGCCACGCTGGCCGCGCATGAGTCGAATGTCGCGCATGCACTGCGGATTCATTTCGACCAGACCGAGCAATTGCTGCTGTCGCCGCGTTCCGCCTTCAACGACACGCAGATCGAGCGCATACGGGAAGGGGCGATCTTCGGCGGTGCGTCTACCGAGTTGGGCACGGCGCGGCCCGGCGAAATCGTCACGAAGCTGGTGCGCGACGGCGAGCATTTTCGCGTGACGGGCAGAAAGTATTACTCGACCGGCACCGCGTTTGCCGACTACGCGCGGATCAACGTGCAGGACGAAAACGACGAGAAGGTGTCGATTGTGATTCCCGTGTCGCGCGAAGGGTTGCAGGTACTCGACGACTGGGACGGCATGGGGCAACGCATGACGGCAAGCGGCAGCCTCGTGCTAGACAACGTGCAGGTCTTTTCTCACGAGGTCGCGACGCGCGGCTATACGACGCTCGCCGGCCGGCACGGTAGCGCGTTGCGGCAGTTGCATCTGGTGTCGGTCGCGGCAGGCATTGTGCGGAACATTGTTGCTGACGCCCGGCGCTACGTGACGCAATACGGCCGGCCTGTGCTGCACAGCCCGGCACCGTCGGCACGCGAGGACGGTTTCGTGCAGCAGGTGGTGGGCGATCTCGCGGCGCACAGCCTTTCCATCGATGCACTGATCGCGGCAAACGCACGCACGCTCGACCGCTCGGCGAATGCGATCCACAGCGGCGCGGCGAACGCGGAAGAGCTGGTGCTGGAAGGGGCGCTAGCCACCGCCAAGACGCAACTCGTGGTCAGCAAGCTGGCGCTGTATGCGGGCGAGCGTCTGTTCGAGATTGGCGGTGCATCGGCCACCGGCCGCGCGCACAATTTCGACCGCCATTGGCGCAATCTGCGCACGATCTTCAGTCATAACCCTTTGCTGCACAAGGCGCGCGTGATCGGCGATTACGAGCTGAACGGCGTGACCACGCATCTGACCGAAGGACGTGTGTTCTAA
- a CDS encoding DUF3088 domain-containing protein → MSRDLLLLLEPGFTDPNHPGERFICPDGAPIEGLLAGDPERNARLDIRRLPFPRPRTAVIEALDAEHQGLPVLILGDEQPAPADAQTLGNKRFVTDTRRILDLLAQRHGFPKVH, encoded by the coding sequence ATGAGCCGAGATCTGCTGTTACTGCTGGAACCGGGCTTCACCGATCCGAACCATCCGGGCGAGCGCTTTATCTGCCCGGACGGAGCGCCCATTGAAGGTTTGCTGGCGGGCGATCCCGAGCGCAACGCCCGCCTCGACATTCGCCGGCTGCCGTTCCCGCGTCCTCGCACCGCGGTGATCGAGGCACTGGACGCCGAGCACCAGGGTCTGCCAGTGCTGATTCTCGGCGACGAGCAACCGGCGCCTGCCGATGCCCAGACGCTCGGCAACAAGCGCTTCGTGACCGACACGCGCCGTATTCTCGATCTGCTCGCGCAGCGCCACGGTTTTCCTAAAGTGCATTGA
- a CDS encoding ABC transporter substrate-binding protein gives MARLNRREFLISSGAALAAAGMPALALAQGEAGAPKRGGTLNMLINPEPPVLVSIFQTTGPALVASSKVLEGLLAYDFDLRPKPQLATAWTVSPDGLKYTFTLRQNVKWHDGQPFTSADVAFSIDLLKSVHPRGRSTFANVTGVATPDARTAVIELSKPAPYLLKALSAGESPIVPKHLYAQGDPLSNPHNNAPIGTGPFRFKSWTRGANIVYERNPDYWDAGKPYIDSLVFKVIPDAAARSAAFETGALDLGGENPVPLTDLPRLTQLPQLAVETRGYRFLEPLSEIDFNLDHPILKDLRVRQAIAHAVNPQVVQRTVAYGYADLSPTPITPGSPYHDAKLVPYAFDTAEAEKLLDAAGYPRKDGGVRFRLTHDFLPYGDMYRRQADYVKSALGRVGIDVTVRSQDLPAFLKRVYADRQFDFTSIGVNTLFDPSVGVQRLYWSKNIRPGVPFSNAPHYSNAEVDRLLESAAVETDESKRVVLYQQFQQIVYRDLPILNLVAPRMVTLANRRVHNHTVSAQGLEGNLADVYLSA, from the coding sequence ATGGCACGGTTGAATCGACGCGAATTTCTTATTTCATCGGGCGCGGCGCTCGCGGCGGCCGGCATGCCGGCCCTGGCGCTTGCCCAGGGCGAGGCGGGCGCACCGAAACGGGGCGGCACGCTGAACATGCTGATCAATCCGGAACCGCCCGTACTCGTGTCGATCTTCCAGACCACCGGGCCCGCGCTCGTCGCGAGTTCCAAGGTGCTGGAAGGCTTGCTGGCTTATGACTTCGACCTGCGCCCGAAACCGCAATTGGCCACCGCGTGGACCGTCAGCCCCGACGGACTGAAGTACACCTTTACCTTGCGGCAAAACGTGAAATGGCACGACGGCCAGCCGTTCACGTCGGCCGACGTCGCTTTCTCGATCGATCTGCTCAAATCAGTGCATCCACGGGGCCGCAGTACTTTCGCGAATGTAACGGGCGTCGCCACGCCCGACGCCCGCACCGCGGTGATCGAATTGTCGAAGCCGGCGCCGTATCTGTTGAAAGCACTCTCGGCCGGCGAATCGCCAATCGTGCCAAAGCACCTGTACGCGCAGGGCGATCCGCTGTCCAATCCCCACAACAACGCGCCGATTGGCACCGGGCCGTTCCGTTTCAAATCATGGACGCGTGGTGCCAATATCGTCTATGAGCGCAACCCGGACTACTGGGACGCCGGCAAACCGTACATCGACAGCCTGGTTTTCAAAGTGATTCCCGATGCGGCCGCCCGTTCCGCCGCGTTCGAAACCGGCGCGCTCGATCTGGGCGGCGAGAATCCGGTGCCGCTCACGGATCTGCCGCGCCTCACGCAACTGCCGCAACTGGCGGTCGAAACGCGCGGCTACCGCTTTCTTGAGCCGCTCTCCGAGATCGACTTCAATCTCGATCATCCGATCCTCAAGGATCTGCGCGTGCGCCAGGCCATCGCGCATGCGGTCAACCCGCAGGTCGTGCAGCGCACCGTGGCCTATGGCTATGCCGATCTGTCGCCCACGCCGATTACGCCGGGCTCGCCCTATCACGACGCAAAACTCGTACCGTATGCGTTCGATACCGCCGAAGCGGAGAAACTGCTCGACGCCGCGGGCTATCCGCGCAAGGACGGCGGCGTGCGCTTCCGTCTGACGCACGACTTTCTGCCGTACGGCGACATGTACCGGCGCCAGGCCGACTATGTCAAATCGGCGCTGGGGCGCGTCGGCATCGACGTCACGGTGCGTTCGCAGGACCTGCCTGCATTCCTGAAGCGTGTGTATGCCGATCGCCAGTTCGATTTCACGAGCATCGGCGTCAATACGCTATTCGATCCGAGCGTGGGCGTTCAGCGTCTGTACTGGTCGAAGAATATCCGCCCCGGTGTGCCGTTTTCGAATGCGCCGCATTACAGCAATGCGGAAGTGGACCGGCTGCTGGAAAGCGCCGCGGTCGAAACCGACGAGAGCAAACGCGTGGTGCTGTACCAGCAGTTCCAGCAGATCGTTTACCGCGATCTGCCGATCCTCAACCTGGTCGCGCCGCGCATGGTCACGCTCGCGAACCGTCGTGTTCACAACCACACGGTGTCCGCGCAAGGCCTAGAAGGCAATCTCGCGGATGTTTATCTGAGTGCATGA
- a CDS encoding ABC transporter permease has product MSRGLRFGAILRRTAWQALPTVIGIVILNFFLLKLMPGDAADVLAGESGSATVETMQVLRAKFGLDQPVLHQLWSYLAHLSHFSLGYSPRYDMPVMQLILSRLPNTLLLMGVALSFAIVTGVLLGAVMAHWAGKWPDRVLSVLALLFYSTPGFWIGLLAIVLFSVHLGWLPSGGNLTLGVQLHGFAYFADAARHVLLPAATLATFFVAIYARLTRAAMLEVQRQDFVRTAQAKGLHPWRVTVRHVLRNALMPLTTIVGIHFGTLLGGAAVTETVFSWPGLGRLALDAVMARDFSVLLGVLLLSSLLVIIANVLVDLLQAWLDPRVA; this is encoded by the coding sequence ATGAGTCGAGGTTTGCGTTTCGGTGCGATTCTCCGGCGTACCGCATGGCAGGCGCTGCCGACGGTGATCGGCATTGTGATCCTGAACTTCTTCCTGCTGAAGCTGATGCCGGGCGACGCCGCCGACGTGCTTGCCGGCGAGTCCGGTTCGGCGACCGTGGAAACCATGCAGGTGCTGCGCGCGAAGTTCGGGCTCGATCAGCCGGTGCTGCATCAATTGTGGTCGTACCTCGCGCATCTGTCGCACTTCAGTCTCGGTTATTCGCCGCGCTACGACATGCCGGTGATGCAGTTGATCCTCTCGCGTTTGCCCAATACGCTGTTGCTGATGGGCGTGGCGTTGTCGTTCGCGATCGTGACGGGCGTGCTGCTCGGCGCGGTGATGGCGCATTGGGCCGGCAAGTGGCCGGACCGTGTGCTCTCGGTACTGGCCTTGCTGTTCTATTCGACGCCGGGTTTCTGGATCGGGCTGCTCGCAATCGTGCTGTTCTCGGTGCACCTCGGCTGGCTGCCGAGCGGCGGCAATCTGACGCTCGGCGTGCAACTGCACGGCTTCGCCTATTTCGCCGATGCCGCCCGGCACGTGCTGCTGCCGGCCGCCACGCTGGCGACGTTTTTCGTCGCGATCTACGCACGGCTGACGCGAGCCGCGATGCTGGAAGTGCAGCGTCAGGACTTCGTGCGCACCGCGCAGGCCAAGGGCTTGCACCCGTGGCGCGTCACGGTGCGCCATGTCTTGCGCAATGCGCTGATGCCGCTCACGACCATCGTTGGGATTCATTTCGGCACCTTGCTGGGCGGCGCCGCGGTGACCGAGACGGTGTTCAGCTGGCCCGGCCTCGGGCGGCTCGCGCTCGACGCCGTGATGGCGCGCGATTTCAGCGTGCTGCTCGGCGTGCTGCTGTTGTCGTCGCTGCTCGTGATCATCGCCAACGTGCTGGTCGATCTGCTGCAGGCATGGCTCGACCCCCGCGTCGCGTGA
- a CDS encoding ABC transporter permease yields the protein MPSDSSNLISTPPEPAVSPWRRQLAGALFGLRRSNTPVVADRDAAGRGVWRALLRNPSALAGLVLLAAFIALALSAGHLFPGDPLDMVAAPFEWPGTDPQYRLGTDSLGRDVAAGIAHGTRVSLLIGAVSAGIGLVIGTLVGAAGGFFGGLIDDVLVRITELFQTVPSFLLVIVIVAIGRPSVTIIAFAIGIASWPTVARIVRAEFRSLRQSDFVLAARSQGFSNARIIFGEILPNALPPVIVTASVMVASAILIESSLSFLGMGDPNVVSWGGMIGAGRDSLRTAWYLTAVPGAAIVLAVLALNLLGDGLNDALNPRLRERV from the coding sequence ATGCCTTCCGATTCTTCCAATCTGATTTCCACGCCGCCCGAACCTGCGGTGTCGCCGTGGCGGCGCCAGTTGGCCGGTGCGCTGTTCGGCCTGCGCCGCAGCAATACGCCCGTTGTGGCTGACCGTGATGCAGCGGGGCGCGGAGTCTGGCGCGCACTGCTGCGCAATCCGTCGGCGCTCGCCGGCCTCGTGCTGCTCGCGGCATTCATCGCGCTGGCGCTGAGCGCGGGGCATCTGTTTCCCGGCGATCCGCTCGATATGGTGGCGGCGCCATTCGAATGGCCGGGCACGGACCCGCAATACCGGCTCGGCACCGATTCGCTCGGACGCGACGTGGCCGCCGGCATTGCGCATGGCACACGCGTATCGCTGCTGATCGGCGCGGTGTCGGCCGGGATCGGGCTCGTGATCGGCACGCTGGTCGGCGCCGCGGGCGGCTTCTTCGGCGGTCTGATCGATGACGTGCTGGTACGTATCACCGAATTGTTCCAGACCGTGCCGTCGTTCCTGCTGGTGATCGTGATCGTCGCGATCGGCCGGCCGAGCGTGACGATCATCGCATTCGCGATCGGGATCGCGTCATGGCCGACCGTCGCGCGGATCGTGCGTGCGGAATTCCGCTCGCTGCGCCAGTCGGACTTCGTGCTCGCCGCGCGCAGCCAGGGGTTCAGCAACGCGCGCATTATTTTCGGCGAAATTTTGCCGAACGCGTTGCCGCCGGTGATCGTGACCGCCTCGGTGATGGTGGCGAGCGCGATTCTGATCGAGTCGTCGCTATCGTTTCTCGGCATGGGCGATCCCAACGTGGTCAGTTGGGGAGGCATGATCGGCGCGGGCCGCGATTCGCTGCGCACCGCATGGTATCTGACCGCCGTTCCCGGCGCGGCAATCGTGCTCGCGGTACTTGCGCTGAACCTGCTCGGCGACGGCCTGAACGACGCACTCAATCCGCGCCTGCGCGAACGCGTTTGA
- a CDS encoding ABC transporter ATP-binding protein yields MANLLEVRDLRVSFGAHQAVRGLSFDIAQGETLALVGESGCGKSATALSLMRLVPTPGRVTGSLRFDGRELLDLPAREIRDIRGRQISMIFQEPMTSLNPVLSIGAQIVETLRQHESLSKAAAWKRAVELLELVQIPDPQRRVFDFPHELSGGQRQRVMIAMAVACRPRLLIADEPTTALDVTIQAHILDLLDGLRRELSMSLLLITHDLGIVAKHADRVAVMLAGEKVEEAPVARLFTQPQHPYTRGLLGASLNLADDLHYRGWKLPEIRHGIDDDGKPSFAVVPRSVRTGNYVADVDPAARGASASEAPLLELQDLRIDYPQRHRKSTLHAVDGVSLQIARGETVGLVGESGCGKSTLSKAILRLVPTASGAIRLRGTDLVPLGERELRPLRRHVQMVFQDPYASLNPRRTVAEILDTVLVVNGIGNAQQRRARIAAMLDRVGLPGSALGRFPHEFSGGQRQRIGIARALVLEPDLLICDEPVSALDVSIQAQILNLLVDLKRDLGLAYLFISHDLSVVRYIADRVHVMQAGRIVESGHHRDIWRAPQHPYTRTLLEAIPGRTFDAQAA; encoded by the coding sequence GTGGCAAACCTGCTTGAAGTACGCGACCTGCGCGTCAGTTTCGGCGCGCACCAGGCCGTGCGCGGCCTGAGTTTCGATATCGCGCAAGGAGAGACGCTGGCGCTGGTCGGCGAATCGGGTTGCGGCAAATCCGCGACGGCGCTTTCGTTGATGCGGCTCGTGCCGACGCCGGGACGCGTGACGGGCAGCCTGCGATTCGACGGCCGCGAGTTGCTCGATCTGCCGGCACGCGAAATCCGCGACATTCGCGGTCGCCAGATCTCGATGATCTTCCAGGAGCCGATGACGTCGCTCAATCCGGTGCTTTCGATCGGCGCGCAGATCGTCGAAACGTTGCGCCAACACGAAAGTCTCTCCAAAGCGGCGGCATGGAAGCGCGCGGTCGAATTGCTCGAACTGGTGCAGATTCCCGACCCGCAGCGGCGCGTATTCGATTTTCCGCACGAGCTTTCCGGCGGCCAGCGTCAACGGGTGATGATCGCAATGGCGGTGGCCTGCCGGCCGCGCCTGTTGATCGCGGACGAGCCGACCACGGCGCTCGACGTCACGATTCAGGCGCACATTCTCGACCTGCTCGATGGGTTGCGGCGCGAGTTGTCGATGTCGTTGCTGCTGATCACGCACGACCTCGGCATCGTCGCGAAGCATGCGGACCGCGTCGCGGTCATGCTGGCGGGTGAGAAGGTCGAGGAGGCGCCGGTTGCGCGGCTCTTCACGCAACCGCAACATCCGTACACGCGCGGCCTGCTCGGCGCCTCGCTGAATCTCGCAGACGATCTGCACTATCGCGGCTGGAAACTGCCGGAAATCCGCCACGGTATCGACGACGACGGCAAGCCGAGCTTCGCCGTGGTGCCGCGTTCGGTGCGCACCGGAAACTATGTGGCGGATGTGGACCCCGCCGCGCGTGGTGCGTCGGCCAGCGAAGCGCCGTTGCTCGAACTGCAGGACCTGCGGATCGACTACCCGCAACGGCATCGCAAAAGCACGCTGCATGCAGTGGACGGCGTCTCGTTGCAGATCGCTCGCGGCGAGACGGTCGGACTCGTCGGCGAATCGGGGTGTGGGAAATCGACACTCTCCAAGGCGATCCTGCGGCTCGTGCCGACCGCGAGCGGCGCCATCCGTTTGCGCGGCACCGATCTCGTGCCGCTCGGCGAGCGCGAGTTGCGGCCGTTGCGGCGCCATGTGCAGATGGTGTTTCAGGATCCTTATGCATCGCTCAATCCGCGCCGCACGGTCGCGGAGATTCTCGATACGGTGCTGGTGGTGAACGGTATTGGCAATGCGCAGCAGCGCCGCGCGCGGATCGCCGCCATGCTCGATCGCGTGGGTTTGCCGGGTTCGGCACTCGGCCGCTTTCCGCATGAGTTCTCGGGTGGCCAACGGCAACGTATCGGGATTGCGCGGGCATTGGTGCTCGAACCAGATCTGCTGATCTGCGATGAACCGGTATCCGCGCTCGACGTGTCGATTCAGGCACAGATTCTCAATCTGCTGGTCGACCTGAAACGCGACCTAGGGCTCGCGTATCTGTTCATCTCGCATGATCTCTCGGTGGTGCGTTATATCGCCGATCGCGTGCACGTGATGCAGGCGGGGCGCATTGTC